From the Gordonia bronchialis DSM 43247 genome, one window contains:
- a CDS encoding MBL fold metallo-hydrolase — protein MDSRLPRLRWLGHATVLIEDRGTTVLTDPVLTSRVAHLRRRRGGVPAGVGVHDPDVVLLSHLHADHTHLPSLRMLDEQSPIVVPRGAPDAVRALRRLGNELIEVSPGDEVRIGSLTIHAVPADHDGRRWRHGERSVPALGYLIAGDAVTYFAGDTDVYDDLHDWVHDVDLALLPVGGWGPTLGHGHMDPERAAVAAGVVGARCSVPIHFGTLWPIGFGRVRPTMFDDPGAEFVRQARSHGLMAVELQPGEELL, from the coding sequence GTGGATTCGCGATTGCCCCGATTACGCTGGCTGGGGCACGCGACGGTGTTGATCGAGGATCGCGGGACGACGGTGCTGACCGACCCGGTGCTGACGTCCCGCGTGGCACATCTGCGGCGTCGTCGGGGTGGGGTGCCCGCCGGTGTGGGCGTCCACGATCCCGACGTGGTGCTGCTGTCGCACCTGCATGCCGACCACACCCACCTGCCCTCACTGCGGATGCTGGATGAACAGTCACCGATCGTGGTGCCGCGCGGTGCGCCGGACGCGGTGCGGGCGCTGCGGCGGCTCGGCAACGAGCTGATCGAGGTGAGCCCGGGTGACGAGGTGAGGATCGGCTCGCTGACGATTCACGCGGTACCCGCCGACCACGACGGCCGGCGATGGCGGCACGGCGAACGCAGCGTCCCCGCGCTCGGGTATCTGATCGCCGGTGATGCGGTCACCTATTTCGCCGGGGACACCGACGTCTACGACGATCTGCACGACTGGGTCCACGATGTGGACCTCGCGCTCCTGCCGGTCGGCGGCTGGGGCCCGACGCTCGGCCACGGTCACATGGACCCCGAACGGGCCGCGGTCGCCGCCGGGGTGGTGGGTGCGCGGTGCTCGGTGCCGATCCATTTCGGGACGCTGTGGCCCATCGGTTTCGGCCGGGTACGTCCCACCATGTTCGACGACCCGGGTGCCGAGTTCGTTCGGCAGGCCCGGAGTCACGGGCTGATGGCCGTGGAATTACAACCGGGAGAGGAGCTTTTGTGA